The Nocardia sp. NBC_00508 nucleotide sequence TCTCGGGCTCGGCGAGCAGTACTACCGGAAGCCGGAATACGCCGAGGTGCTCGGGCAGTATCGAGTCTTCCTCGAGCGCATCGCGACGGGCGCCGGGCTCGCCGATCCGGACGGTATCGCGCAGCGCGTGTTCGATCTGGAGCAGCGCATCGCTCCCGCGCATTGGGACAACGTACGAAACCGCGACACCGACGCGACGTACAACTTGTACAGCTGGGCTGATATGACCGCACTCGCCCCGGGGTTCGACTGGGACCCCTGGCTGGCGGGGAACACCGACCGCCCGCGCGACCTGTTCGCGTCGATCGTGGTGAACCAGCCGTCCTACATCACGGCGGCAGGCCAGCTGTGGACCGAAGTCGACATCGCCACGTGGCGGGACTATCTCAGGCTGTATGTGCTGCGGGAATTCGCGCCGTACCTGCCGAAAGCCATCAACGACGCGAATTTCGATTTCAAGGGCAAGGTGCTCAACGGGCAGGACGAGCGCCCGGAACGCTGGAAGTACGGGGTCGGCATGGTCGACGAACGGCTCGGCGAACAGCTAGGGAAACTCTATGTGGCCGAGCACTTTCCGCCGGATGCCAAGGAGCGCGCCAAGGAAATGCTCGCCGACGTCGTCGCGGCCTACCGGGAGAACTTCACCAATTCCACCTGGATGTCGCCCACGACCAGGACGGCGTCACTGGCGAAACTGGACAAGATCGATCCCAAGATCGGGTACCCGGACAAGTGGATCGACTACTCCAAGCTGAAGATCACCAGGGGCAAGCTGATCGAATCTTTGCTCGCGGTCAACGATTTCGAGGTCAAGCGCGCCTTCGCGCGACTCGGGACCCCGGTCGACAAGGCCGAATGGGGGATGTCGCCGCAGACGGTGAACGCCTATTACTCGGCGACTTCCAACCAGATCGTCTTCCCGGCCGCATACCTCCAGCCCCCGTTCTTCGACAAAGACGCACTGGCCGCGGTCAACTTCGGCGCGGTCGGGTCGACCATCGGTCACGAAATCGGCCACGGCTTCGACGACCAAGGTTCCAAATACGATGGCGACGGCAACCGGCGTGACTGGTGGACTCCGGAGGACCGAGCCGCGTTCGACGCCAAGGCCAAGCAACTGGTCGAGCAGTACAACGTGCTGGTCCCCGAGGGCCTCGAGCCGAACCAGCACGTCAACGGCGAACTCACCGTCGGGGAGAACCTCGCCGACCTGCGCGGCCTGCAGATCACCCTGGCCGCCTTCCGCATCGCCGAAAAGCGCCGCGGTATCGACAACCCCGACTACCGCACCATGTTCCTGTCCTGGGCCCGCAGCTGGCGGGAAAAGCAGACGGAGGAACTCACCATCCGCTTACTCGCCGGTGACACCCACTCCCCCGCCGAATTCCGCTGCAACCAGGTCGTACGCAACCTGGAGGAGTTCTACAAAACCTTCGAGGTGAAGGAAGGCGACGAACTCTTCCTACCCGCCGACCAGCGCGTCACATTCTGACCCGCCGAACGGAGTGGAATGGCGGCTCGGGCCCGCCTCGCAGCCGCCATTTCACTGCGCTCGATCGCACACCGGATGGGCGCCGTGAAGTGGTGCGGGTGGTGGTAGACGTCGGTCGCGGTGGCGTAGTAGATGGTCCAGCCTTCGGTAGTCAGCCAGTTGTGGCGCGGATTGTCACGCATCGCGGCATCGTGCCCGGAATGCCATGCGGCGCTGTCGTATTCCAGGCCGATCCGCCATTGCCGCCATCCGAGATCGATCCGGCGGAGTCCGTCCGAGGTCGGCACCTCGAGTTGCGGCTCGGGCGGCGGTAGGCCCGCGTCGATGCAGCACAGCCGGGCGCGCGACTCCATGGGTGACTCGGACCGGCCATCCGCCAGCTCGATCAACTCGGCAGCTTGTCGACGACCGCGCCGTCCGGTGTGCTTGCCGATTTCGTCGGCGAGCACAGCGAGCGAGATGCCACTACGTAGCGCCGCGTCCAGAGTTGCAAGCGCGTCCATGCGGGTCAGAGTGCGGGCGAGGTCTGCGGCGGTACGGTGGGCATTCGTGACTACTGTCCCGCGGACCAACCCCAATTCCGCTGGATCGACCCGATCGCGATGCACGACCAGCCGGTTGTAGCGGGAGGCTTGAACGCCGAGAACATCGGTCGGCTGATCTGTGCGGACCGCGAACCCGTGCAGCTCGGCGGCGGTGTTGTAAGCGGCGGCCAGTGACACCAGTCCCATCGACAAACGCGCCGCCTCGACACGAAGTTCGGGTGATGGCGGTGTGGTTGCCTCGCGGTACACCCCCTGGAAGACCCGCACCCACTCCCCGCGGTCGATACGAGCGCGTAGCTCAGCACGGGTGTACTCGCACAGCACCTGCCGCGCGGTGAACACGCCGAACTGCTTGTCCCGCAATTGCTCCAAACCGGGTCGCATGCATTCAGCCTGCTTCGCCTCCCGCCCCACCCACCGCACCCCACCAGCACCTCCCCCGCCTCTGTGGATAACCGGCCGGGTGTGGAATCCTCAGCGAGCGTAGTGAAAAGGTGGTTCGGGAGGACCCACGAGCCACCATTCGACTCCCGTCACGAGAGCAGGCCGGTGATGAGGGCGCGGAGGCCGGGTTCGTAGGTGTTCTGGGTGGTCAGGGTGAGGTAGTCGGGGCCGAGGGTGGCCAGTCGGGGGTAGGTTTCGGTGTCCAGGTCGGCGAAGACCTGGGCGCGAAAGGTGGCGCGGTTCTCTGCGGCGCGGCGGGTGGATCTCGCGCGCACGATGAGGTCGCCCGCCGTGTAGTGCCAGATGGTGCGGTATGCCTGGACCGCACGCTCCAGCGAGAGACCGCAGGCGACGAAGCCATCGATGATGGACTCGCTGACCCACAGCGCGGAGACGCCGAAAAGGTCGTCGGCGGCGAGGATTTCGACGATCCACGGGCGAGCTGCGAGCACGTCGTGCATGGCTTGCGCCGCGATGCGGATGCGCTCCTGCGGGTCTTCCGGCAGATCCGGCCAGACCACCTGGTCGGCGTAATCGTTGAGGAGCAGCCGGAGCAGGTCTTCCTTGTCTCGGACGTGGTGATACAGCGCCATCGGCGTGCAGCTGAGCTCGGCGGCCAGGCGGCGCATGGTCAGCTTCTCCACACCCTCGGCATCGATCACCGCGTTGGCCACGGAGACGATCTCCGCGCGGGAGATCCGCGCAGGTCGCCCGGTGCGCTGGGGCTGCGATGTCGGACTCGGCATGGCTCCATCATCACCCATCGAGCCGCACGGATGTGGACAAGGGGCAACCCATCGGTTAGTTTTTATACACGTACAAAAACTAAGGAAAGGAAAGCGATGACCTCCACACCGATCGATCTGTTCGACCTCGGACTGCACTTCCACGCGACCGGCGACGTGCGAGCCGCGCAACGGCGCATGAACAGCGGCGACGGCGGCTGGCAGCTCGCCACCTTCCATGTCGAATCCGATGCCGACGTGCACGCCGATCATTGGGAAGTCCACCCCGCCGGCGACGAGGCAGTGTGCTGTTTGACCGGCGCACTGCGGCTCTATCTGCGACCGGAGCATCCCGCCGATGACGAGTCGATGATCCGCCTCACCGCGGGCACCGCGTTCGTCGTTCCCCGAAACCGCTGGCACCGCATCGAACTCGATGAACCTTCCGACATCATGTCGATCGGCCTGCGCCAGGACACCCGCCAGGAGACCGTCGCCGCGAGCTGACCCGCGCACATCGATTCCCGCACACGATGCGTGGGCGGAAATCGGACTGGTCAGCGCGACGTCCGATAACCGCCGGTGCCGCGATCGTTCGGTCGCCAGACTGGCGACATGACGCGGACGACGACCGACCCGATGACCGTGCTGACCGGAATGTACGCGGCCGAGGCGAAATACCTGGCGGCAGGCGGCCCGGGCAACGCCTCGTTCGACCTGCTCGCCCCGTTTTTCGCCCCTACCGTGGTGCTCCATCAGGCCGAAAGCCTGCCGTACGGCGGGACCTGGCGCGGCCACGAAGGCATGGAGCGCTTCTTCCTCGCGATGAGCAACACCTGGGAGAAGTTCGACCTGCTCGACCAACGATTCCTGGCGACCGGCGACGCCACGGTGGTGCGTACCGAAGTGCACGCGCGTGCCCGCGCGACCGGCCGGGAACTCTCCTTCGCGATCCTGCAGACGATCACCTTCGCCGACGGCCGAATCGCCGAGGTGTACCCCTTCTACTGGGACACCGCGGCAATCGCGGCAGCATGTGGAGGATCGAACGGGTAATGGAGGGCCGCGATCGCCTTCGGCCATTCGTGCGCGAGTTCGAGCAGATACCGCAACTCCGCCTCGCGATCGCGGGGCTCCTGCACCGCACGCCGAGCGGGGAAGGTAGCTGCCGGTGGGTTGCCGGCACATTTCGCTCGTACGGCCCGCGCCACCTGGCGCGCATAGCCACGCATTTCGTTGTCGCATTCGGCGGGCGGGCCGGGATCGGGGCATTCGGGCATGAACGGCTTCAGGTGCAGCAGCGCGTCCCAGATCTCGACGGTCATCCGGTAGAGCCGAGAGGCGGGCTCTCCCGGAGCGGAATGGTCACCGAGCAGAACGACTTCCGGCACCGCTGCGGTCAGGTCTCGCCACAGCGGTCGCAGGCGACGGCAGGTGCGGCCGGTCCGATCCCATCCTGCCCGCGCCAGCAGCACGGTTACCAGGGGGATCGCAGTCAACATGGTGATGGCGAATTGCATGAGGAAGGCCACGACAGCCCAGACGGTGCCCGTCTCACTCGGCTTCATACCAGCAAGTGAGCGGCCGAGCATGCTAACAAACGAGGCCGACCAGTAGATCGAGAACGCCAGTAATGCCGCGTAGGTGAGTTTTTCACTGATCGAGGAGCCCGCGACGCGCAGCTCGCGCACGCAGGCGCGCCCGAGGAGGAATCCGCTGAATGCCCCAGGAAATGCGGACAACGTCCAAACCACTTCGGCGTAGTGGATCCCGAACGCGCCATGGATGACCAGTGTCCCGAGTATCGGAGAAATGACGACGGCGGCCGATATCGAGTCGTATCGGCGCTGACGTCGGCGCGCGCTCGCCGGATCCGCACCGTCGAGGAGCTGGGCCAGGCCGTAAAAACTGGCGAGTGCCATCAGAGTACCGCCGAGGTACAGACATCGCGCGAGGTCGGGACGATGCAACGCGGAGGCGGCCTCGTACAGCAGGATAGCGACGAGGGTCCAGCTCCACGCACGGTTGATCAGCCGATCGGTGCTCGTCTTGTTGACGAGAAGCCACCGCCCCATCGTCATGAGCCCGACGAAGACGGCGACCGACATCAGAACCGAAGCCGGAACAGCGTTCATCGCGCTCGACAGTAGGTTGTCGGACTTTCCGCGTCCAGCTCGCGGCTGGAAGAGCAGCGCCATGCTGGGTGCAGATCGACCTCCGGAACCGCTGTGGGGCGATCGCGCCACAACGGCCTCCTCGAAGTGGCACTTCGTATCGGGATGGAAGGTAATCCCGGTGCGGGCGTGGGGAATCCGTCTATCGGAGAGGTCCTGTGGGCGTGAGATGGCGGACGGCTGAGCCGAACCTGCGGTTGAGATAGTAGGGACTCGGCTGGCTATTTCCAGGCTGTTCCCCAGCAACTTTCGACCATGCAGAGGCGAGTTCGAGAAGATAGCGCAATTCCGCGGCCCGATCGCGGGGCTCGGAATGTGCCGCGCTTCGAGCGGCCGGGTTGACGGCCGGTGTATCGCCGTCGCGCTTCGCTCGCACGGCACGCGCCAGTTGGAGTGCGTAGCCGCGAACGTCGTTGCCGATCTCGGCAGCAGTGCTGCGCTCAGGTGATTCCGGCAGGTATGGCTTCAGGTGCAGCAGTGCGTCCCAGATCTCTACGGTCATTCGGTACAGCCGGGCAGCGGATTCCGATGGAGCCGAATGATCGTGGAGCAGGACGACTTCCGGCACCGTGGCGGTCAGGTCGCGCCACAGCGG carries:
- a CDS encoding M13 family metallopeptidase, with product MTSTGRPGKLDRRAFLIALGAVPAAAALVACSNDTEPAGRTLSGVDMSGADETIRPQDDLYRHVNGKWLREYQLPPDKVAFGSTSEAAERTQQQLREIIEGIENPEPGSEAQQIKDLYDARLDWDEIERLGMTPLSGLFAKIDGAATKADLAKVMAELPIGGLIGLGIGVDRKNSDAYIPSVGQSGLGLGEQYYRKPEYAEVLGQYRVFLERIATGAGLADPDGIAQRVFDLEQRIAPAHWDNVRNRDTDATYNLYSWADMTALAPGFDWDPWLAGNTDRPRDLFASIVVNQPSYITAAGQLWTEVDIATWRDYLRLYVLREFAPYLPKAINDANFDFKGKVLNGQDERPERWKYGVGMVDERLGEQLGKLYVAEHFPPDAKERAKEMLADVVAAYRENFTNSTWMSPTTRTASLAKLDKIDPKIGYPDKWIDYSKLKITRGKLIESLLAVNDFEVKRAFARLGTPVDKAEWGMSPQTVNAYYSATSNQIVFPAAYLQPPFFDKDALAAVNFGAVGSTIGHEIGHGFDDQGSKYDGDGNRRDWWTPEDRAAFDAKAKQLVEQYNVLVPEGLEPNQHVNGELTVGENLADLRGLQITLAAFRIAEKRRGIDNPDYRTMFLSWARSWREKQTEELTIRLLAGDTHSPAEFRCNQVVRNLEEFYKTFEVKEGDELFLPADQRVTF
- a CDS encoding nuclear transport factor 2 family protein, whose translation is MTRTTTDPMTVLTGMYAAEAKYLAAGGPGNASFDLLAPFFAPTVVLHQAESLPYGGTWRGHEGMERFFLAMSNTWEKFDLLDQRFLATGDATVVRTEVHARARATGRELSFAILQTITFADGRIAEVYPFYWDTAAIAAACGGSNG
- a CDS encoding TetR/AcrR family transcriptional regulator — protein: MPSPTSQPQRTGRPARISRAEIVSVANAVIDAEGVEKLTMRRLAAELSCTPMALYHHVRDKEDLLRLLLNDYADQVVWPDLPEDPQERIRIAAQAMHDVLAARPWIVEILAADDLFGVSALWVSESIIDGFVACGLSLERAVQAYRTIWHYTAGDLIVRARSTRRAAENRATFRAQVFADLDTETYPRLATLGPDYLTLTTQNTYEPGLRALITGLLS
- a CDS encoding cupin domain-containing protein is translated as MTSTPIDLFDLGLHFHATGDVRAAQRRMNSGDGGWQLATFHVESDADVHADHWEVHPAGDEAVCCLTGALRLYLRPEHPADDESMIRLTAGTAFVVPRNRWHRIELDEPSDIMSIGLRQDTRQETVAAS
- a CDS encoding type IV toxin-antitoxin system AbiEi family antitoxin domain-containing protein, with product MRPGLEQLRDKQFGVFTARQVLCEYTRAELRARIDRGEWVRVFQGVYREATTPPSPELRVEAARLSMGLVSLAAAYNTAAELHGFAVRTDQPTDVLGVQASRYNRLVVHRDRVDPAELGLVRGTVVTNAHRTAADLARTLTRMDALATLDAALRSGISLAVLADEIGKHTGRRGRRQAAELIELADGRSESPMESRARLCCIDAGLPPPEPQLEVPTSDGLRRIDLGWRQWRIGLEYDSAAWHSGHDAAMRDNPRHNWLTTEGWTIYYATATDVYHHPHHFTAPIRCAIERSEMAAARRARAAIPLRSAGQNVTRWSAGRKSSSPSFTSKVL
- a CDS encoding MAB_1171c family putative transporter, producing the protein MNAVPASVLMSVAVFVGLMTMGRWLLVNKTSTDRLINRAWSWTLVAILLYEAASALHRPDLARCLYLGGTLMALASFYGLAQLLDGADPASARRRQRRYDSISAAVVISPILGTLVIHGAFGIHYAEVVWTLSAFPGAFSGFLLGRACVRELRVAGSSISEKLTYAALLAFSIYWSASFVSMLGRSLAGMKPSETGTVWAVVAFLMQFAITMLTAIPLVTVLLARAGWDRTGRTCRRLRPLWRDLTAAVPEVVLLGDHSAPGEPASRLYRMTVEIWDALLHLKPFMPECPDPGPPAECDNEMRGYARQVARAVRAKCAGNPPAATFPARRAVQEPRDREAELRYLLELAHEWPKAIAALHYPFDPPHAAAIAAVSQ